In the genome of Equus asinus isolate D_3611 breed Donkey chromosome 9, EquAss-T2T_v2, whole genome shotgun sequence, one region contains:
- the ARL10 gene encoding ADP-ribosylation factor-like protein 10 has translation MPTPRPPVLPRHSLQLPTAPCSGAGRSLRFGWRPLSRRQGAGGLSRQRRCIVGLVVRSALGWVAGWARPRHSLRGHLRWAGWLGLCSLHPRPAPGPMAPRPLSPLVLALGGAAAVLGSVLFILWKAYFGRGSERRWDRGEAWWGAEPARLPEWDEWDPEDEEDEEPALEELEQREVLVLGLDGSGKSTFLRVLSGKPPLEGHIPTWGFNSVRLPTKDFEVDLLEIGGSQNLRFYWKEFVNEVDVLVFMVDSADRLRLPWARQELHKLLDKDPDLPVVVVANKQDLSEAMSMVELQQELGLQAIDSQREVFLVAASIAPAGPGFEDPGSVQIWKLLLELLS, from the exons ATGCCAACACCACGGCCTCCCGTGCTGCCCAGGCACAGCCTCCAGCTGCCCACCGCACCTTGCAGTGGGGCAGGGCGGTCTCTGCGCTTCGGCTGGCGCCCCCTCTCCCGCCGCCAGGGCGCGGGCGGCCTGTCGCGACAGCGGCGGTGCATTGTGGGGCTTGTAGTGCGGTCTGCGCTTGGGTGGGTGGCTGGGTGGGCGCGGCCGCGGCACTCGCTGCGGGGCCATCTTCGGTGGGCCGGCTGGCTCGGCCTGTGCAGCTTGCacccgcgccccgcgcccggcccgatGGCGCCTCGGCCGCTGAGCCCCTTGGTGCTGGCGCTGGGCGGCGCCGCGGCCGTGCTGGGCTCGGTGCTCTTCATCCTCTGGAAGGCCTACTTCGGCCGCGGAAGCGAGCGGCGCTGGGACCGGGGCGAGGCCTGGTGGGGCGCGGAGCCTGCCCGCCTCCCCGAGTGGGACGAGTGGGAC CCCGAGGACGAGGAGGACGAGGAGCCGGCGCTGGAGGAGTTGGAGCAGCGCGAGGTGCTGGTGCTGGGGCTGGATGGCTCCGGGAAGAGCACGTTCCTGCGCGTGCTGTCTGGGAAGCCACCGCTGGAAGGCCACATCCCCACCTGGGGCTTCAACTCCGTGCGGTTGCCCACCAAGGACTTCGAGGTGGACCTGCTAGAGA TCGGTGGCAGCCAGAACCTGCGCTTCTACTGGAAGGAGTTTGTGAATGAAGTGGACGTGCTGGTGTTCATGGTGGACTCGGCTGACCGGCTGCGGCTGCCCTGGGCCAGGCAGGAGCTGCACAAGCTGCTAGACAAGGACCCTGACCTGCCTGTCGTCGTGGTGGCCAACAAGCAG GACCTGAGTGAGGCCATGAGTATGGTGGAGCTGCAGCAGGAGCTGGGCCTGCAGGCTATCGATAGCCAGAGGGAGGTTTTCCTCGTGGCAGCCAGCATTGCTCCTGCGGGACCCGGCTTTGAAGACCCTGGCAGCGTGCAAATCTGGAAACTGCTCTTGGAGCTTCTCTCCTAG